In Marisediminicola antarctica, one DNA window encodes the following:
- a CDS encoding linear amide C-N hydrolase → MCTGISLTATDSSVIVGRTVEWALSDAHHDRIIVVPRHTRFTALTPQGANGMQWTGKYGYTSITAYGQDYGPDGLNENGLYVGMYYFPGFASHREFDPAEVHRTLSVGDFMRWMLSTASTVDEVLAALARPDAPMVVRVDDPRFGGAPLPFHWKIADRTGSSRVFEFIGDGELHIHNPIAGVITNSPTYDWHVTNLRNNLGLSQAPAAGVTIGGVTLTPLGGGSGLLGLPGDFTPPSRFVRAIALTASARPLPTALDAVFEAFRLLDSFSIPVGMTADSSTQATDIVSATQITVVSDLTNRSVYFHTMHDRAVRRIDLSRVDLDAASIAVFDDPARIQSVRDLV, encoded by the coding sequence ATGTGCACCGGCATCTCTTTGACAGCGACAGACAGCTCCGTGATTGTCGGACGAACCGTTGAATGGGCGCTCAGCGACGCTCACCACGATCGGATCATCGTTGTGCCGCGACACACTCGGTTCACCGCGCTTACCCCGCAGGGAGCGAACGGTATGCAGTGGACAGGGAAGTACGGGTATACGTCGATCACCGCGTACGGGCAGGATTACGGCCCCGACGGCCTCAACGAAAACGGCCTCTATGTCGGCATGTACTACTTTCCCGGATTCGCTTCGCATCGCGAATTCGATCCGGCCGAGGTGCACCGCACGCTGTCGGTAGGCGACTTCATGCGGTGGATGCTCTCGACCGCCTCAACAGTTGACGAGGTGCTTGCTGCCCTCGCACGACCCGACGCACCGATGGTGGTGCGCGTCGACGATCCCCGGTTCGGCGGCGCCCCACTGCCGTTCCACTGGAAGATCGCCGACCGGACGGGTTCCAGCCGAGTGTTCGAGTTCATCGGCGACGGTGAGCTGCACATTCACAACCCGATAGCCGGGGTGATCACCAACTCGCCCACCTACGATTGGCACGTTACCAATCTGCGCAACAATCTCGGCCTCAGCCAGGCTCCCGCTGCAGGCGTTACGATCGGCGGTGTGACGCTGACGCCACTCGGAGGCGGTTCGGGTCTCTTGGGCTTGCCCGGCGACTTTACGCCTCCATCCCGTTTCGTGCGAGCTATCGCTCTTACCGCTAGTGCGAGGCCCTTGCCCACAGCATTGGATGCCGTGTTCGAAGCATTCCGGCTCCTCGATAGTTTTTCGATCCCGGTCGGCATGACTGCCGATTCATCAACACAAGCGACCGACATTGTCAGCGCCACACAGATCACCGTGGTCAGCGATCTGACCAACCGTTCGGTCTACTTCCACACCATGCACGACCGCGCGGTGCGACGCATCGATCTCTCTCGCGTCGACCTTGATGCCGCCTCGATCGCAGTGTTCGACGACCCGGCACGCATCCAGTCCGTTCGCGATCTCGTCTAA
- a CDS encoding DUF5615 family PIN-like protein, protein MRFLIDAQLPPALARRLTEHGHIAEHVTDIGLGDAADLTLWTYAIEQGAVLVTKDEDFRDMLLLRGSPPTVVWVRAGNARRHALLEWFDPFIERVVYLIESGNDLVELR, encoded by the coding sequence GTGCGTTTTCTCATTGATGCGCAGCTTCCACCCGCACTGGCGCGGAGGCTGACAGAGCATGGCCACATTGCCGAGCACGTAACTGACATCGGGCTGGGCGATGCAGCAGATCTGACGCTCTGGACGTACGCGATTGAACAGGGCGCAGTTCTCGTCACAAAGGACGAGGACTTTCGCGACATGCTACTTCTCCGCGGCAGTCCACCGACGGTGGTCTGGGTTCGTGCCGGGAATGCTCGTCGGCATGCCCTGCTCGAGTGGTTCGACCCATTTATCGAACGCGTTGTGTATCTCATCGAATCCGGAAACGATCTCGTCGAGTTGCGCTGA
- a CDS encoding inorganic diphosphatase — translation MSSYDAVIEIPKGSRNKYEVDHITGRVYLDRVLFTGFVYPTDYGFFENTLGLDGDPVDVLVLLDYPLFPGVGVKVRPVAVFNMTDDGGSDAKVIAVPATDPRWSHIQDLNDIPEYTRKEIEHFFEHYKDLEPGKWVKTEGWGDAAEADAIIVAGIEKLAVEGTH, via the coding sequence ATGTCTAGCTACGACGCCGTTATCGAAATTCCCAAAGGGAGCCGTAACAAGTACGAGGTCGACCACATCACCGGTCGCGTGTACCTCGACCGCGTGCTGTTCACCGGATTCGTGTACCCGACCGACTACGGCTTCTTCGAGAACACCCTCGGACTCGACGGCGACCCGGTCGACGTGCTCGTGCTGCTCGACTACCCGCTGTTCCCGGGCGTGGGAGTGAAGGTGCGCCCCGTTGCCGTATTCAACATGACCGACGACGGTGGATCCGACGCCAAGGTCATCGCGGTGCCGGCGACCGACCCGCGCTGGTCGCACATCCAGGACCTGAACGACATCCCGGAATACACCCGCAAGGAGATCGAGCACTTCTTCGAGCACTACAAGGACCTCGAGCCCGGCAAGTGGGTCAAGACCGAGGGCTGGGGCGATGCGGCCGAGGCCGACGCGATCATCGTCGCGGGAATCGAGAAGCTCGCGGTCGAGGGCACACACTAG
- the tilS gene encoding tRNA lysidine(34) synthetase TilS — translation MTMRRRLTPAIADVRRAVRTALTGASPTADEPTADEPASDEPTAVHRPLVLVALSGGPDSLALAAATAFEAPRLGLRAGAVIVDHRLQPGSADAAAEAARAAAALGLDPVLVREVTVDGAGGPEAAAREARYAALDAALADTGATRLLLGHTLDDQAETVLLGLARGSGASSLWGMARESGTYLRPLLGIRRSITEQACADAALEPWHDPQNTNSLYTRVRVRQRVLPTLEHELGPGVAEALARTAEQLREDAEALDHFASEIIEELAESAEAGISLPVAALAANPPALRQRLIRLAVRAEFHVSLGRAHTLEVARLVTDWNGQGPLDLPGVRVERRHGLIVFSAAAIHPNG, via the coding sequence ATGACCATGCGCCGCCGTCTGACCCCCGCGATCGCCGATGTGCGCCGCGCGGTGCGGACGGCGCTCACGGGCGCGTCACCCACAGCGGACGAGCCCACAGCGGACGAGCCCGCCTCCGACGAGCCCACCGCGGTGCACCGTCCCCTCGTCCTCGTCGCCCTCAGCGGTGGGCCCGACTCGCTCGCCCTTGCCGCGGCGACCGCGTTTGAGGCGCCCCGGCTCGGGCTGCGGGCCGGCGCCGTGATCGTCGACCACCGGCTGCAGCCCGGATCCGCGGATGCCGCAGCGGAGGCCGCCCGGGCCGCCGCCGCCCTGGGGCTCGACCCGGTTCTCGTGCGCGAGGTCACTGTCGATGGCGCCGGGGGGCCGGAGGCCGCCGCGCGCGAGGCCCGCTACGCCGCACTCGATGCCGCGCTCGCCGACACCGGAGCCACCCGCCTCCTGCTCGGCCACACCCTCGACGACCAGGCCGAGACCGTTCTTCTCGGCCTGGCGCGCGGCAGCGGCGCCTCGAGCCTGTGGGGCATGGCCCGCGAATCCGGCACCTACCTGCGCCCGCTGCTGGGCATCCGCCGCTCGATCACGGAGCAGGCCTGCGCGGATGCCGCGCTCGAGCCCTGGCACGACCCGCAGAACACCAATTCCCTGTACACCCGGGTGCGCGTGCGCCAGCGGGTGCTCCCCACCCTCGAGCACGAACTCGGGCCGGGCGTCGCGGAGGCCCTCGCGCGCACAGCCGAGCAGCTGCGGGAGGATGCCGAGGCGCTCGACCACTTCGCATCCGAGATCATCGAAGAACTCGCCGAAAGCGCCGAAGCCGGCATCTCGTTGCCCGTCGCCGCGCTCGCGGCGAATCCGCCCGCACTCCGCCAGCGCCTCATCCGCCTGGCTGTTCGGGCCGAATTCCACGTCTCGCTCGGCCGCGCGCACACGCTCGAGGTCGCGCGCCTCGTTACCGATTGGAACGGGCAGGGTCCACTGGACCTGCCCGGCGTTAGGGTGGAACGGCGACACGGCCTGATCGTCTTCAGCGCTGCCGCCATCCACCCAAACGGCTGA
- a CDS encoding MvdC/MvdD family ATP grasp protein translates to MILIVSFPDNAHVERVLEHLDRPTVVFDIADFPHRTRLDARFGASADRISFTPHGQAEIPLEQIGAVWYRRVRPIGLDPALTDSTSRLFAWSESTEALTGLWHAMECFWMNPPAGDEAGQRKIRQLQVARAVGLAVPETLITNDPAAALEFISARDEGGVIRKAFRNIAEAPRSTAVVTADDRARLDDVRYAPVTFQEFVPADLDLRVIVVEHEIFAAAIRSEPEYRTDYRPGIGSAKFSEYELPDEVAAALLALHDRLGLAYGASDFRVTPDGEHVFLEVNPGGEYLFASDRTGQPVPQAIAACLSRHDREHGT, encoded by the coding sequence ATGATCCTCATCGTCAGCTTTCCCGACAACGCCCACGTCGAGCGGGTGCTCGAGCACCTCGACCGACCGACGGTCGTCTTCGACATTGCCGACTTTCCACACCGCACGCGTCTGGACGCGCGCTTTGGGGCCTCGGCCGACCGGATATCGTTCACGCCCCACGGGCAGGCGGAGATTCCCCTCGAGCAGATCGGTGCGGTCTGGTATCGGCGTGTGCGGCCGATCGGGCTGGATCCCGCGCTGACGGATTCCACGAGTCGTCTGTTCGCGTGGTCGGAGAGCACGGAGGCGCTGACCGGCCTGTGGCACGCGATGGAGTGCTTCTGGATGAACCCGCCCGCCGGCGATGAGGCCGGCCAGCGTAAAATCCGCCAACTGCAGGTCGCCCGCGCGGTGGGGCTGGCGGTTCCGGAGACCCTCATTACCAACGACCCGGCCGCAGCTCTCGAGTTCATTTCCGCCCGCGACGAGGGAGGCGTCATTCGCAAGGCGTTTCGCAACATCGCGGAGGCGCCGCGGTCCACCGCCGTCGTCACCGCCGACGACCGAGCGCGGCTCGACGATGTGCGGTACGCACCGGTCACCTTCCAAGAATTTGTGCCGGCCGACCTCGACCTGCGGGTCATCGTCGTCGAGCACGAGATCTTCGCCGCCGCGATCCGCTCGGAGCCCGAATACCGCACCGACTACCGCCCCGGCATCGGGTCGGCGAAGTTCAGTGAGTACGAACTGCCGGACGAGGTGGCAGCGGCGCTTCTTGCCCTGCACGATCGGCTCGGCCTGGCCTATGGGGCCTCCGACTTCCGGGTGACGCCCGACGGCGAGCACGTATTCCTTGAGGTGAATCCGGGCGGAGAGTACCTCTTTGCGAGCGACCGCACCGGCCAGCCGGTGCCGCAGGCGATCGCTGCGTGCCTGTCCCGGCACGACCGCGAACACGGCACATGA
- the ftsH gene encoding ATP-dependent zinc metalloprotease FtsH, which translates to MDFKKFLRGPLVYILLAVVVVSIGFSLLTGSGFKEITTQEGLELLKDNKVATATVIDGEQRVDLVLKNSGDDGENVQFKYATPRGEEVITAINGSNVTTFDDEVTTTNFFTSLLGLIIPFLIIGLIFWFLLSRMQGGGNKVMQFGKSKAKLVSKETPQVTFDDVAGADEAIEELREIKDFLKEPAKFQAVGARIPKGVLLYGPPGTGKTLLARAVAGEANVPFYSISGSDFVEMFVGVGASRVRDLFTQAKENSPAIIFVDEIDAVGRHRGSGMGGGHDEREQTLNQLLVEMDGFDVKTNVILIAATNRPDILDPALLRPGRFDRQIGVDAPDMIGRKKILEVHAAGKPMAAGVDLEVLARKTPGFTGADLASVLNEAALLTARSNAQLIDNRALDEAVDRVMAGPQRRTRVMRDQEKLITAYHEGGHALVATAMNNTDPVTKITILPRGRALGYTMVMPVEDRYSVSRNELLDQLAYAMGGRVAEEIVFHDPTTGASNDIEKATATARKMVTEFGMSASIGSVKLGSNHNEMFGREMSGTRDYSERLSEQVDAEVRTLIENAHDEAWSVLNDNRDILDALAQELLERETLDQTQLKEIFAAVKKLPPRPQWLSSTKRPVSDRPPILMPEKAPIDAGATEGAIDSAPQPAAKRAPRRPAPGVAPA; encoded by the coding sequence ATGGATTTCAAGAAGTTCCTGCGCGGCCCGCTCGTCTACATCCTGCTGGCGGTCGTCGTCGTCTCGATCGGGTTCAGCCTGCTCACCGGGTCCGGCTTCAAGGAGATCACGACCCAGGAGGGCCTCGAGCTCCTCAAGGACAACAAGGTCGCGACCGCAACCGTGATCGACGGCGAGCAGCGGGTCGACCTCGTGCTCAAGAACTCTGGCGACGACGGCGAGAACGTTCAGTTCAAGTACGCGACCCCCCGCGGCGAAGAGGTCATCACCGCCATCAACGGGTCGAACGTGACGACGTTCGACGACGAGGTCACCACCACCAACTTCTTCACCTCGCTGCTCGGGCTGATCATCCCGTTCCTCATCATCGGCCTCATCTTCTGGTTCCTGCTCAGCCGCATGCAGGGCGGCGGCAACAAGGTTATGCAGTTCGGCAAGTCGAAGGCCAAGCTCGTCTCCAAGGAGACCCCGCAGGTCACCTTCGACGACGTCGCCGGGGCCGACGAGGCCATCGAGGAGCTCCGCGAGATCAAGGACTTCCTCAAGGAGCCAGCGAAGTTCCAGGCCGTCGGTGCGCGCATCCCCAAGGGAGTGCTGCTCTACGGCCCTCCCGGGACAGGCAAGACCCTGCTCGCCCGCGCCGTCGCCGGCGAGGCGAACGTGCCGTTCTACTCGATCTCGGGATCGGACTTCGTGGAGATGTTCGTCGGCGTCGGAGCCAGCCGCGTGCGGGACCTGTTCACCCAGGCCAAGGAGAACTCACCCGCGATCATCTTCGTCGACGAGATCGACGCCGTCGGTCGGCACCGCGGCTCCGGCATGGGTGGCGGCCACGACGAGCGCGAGCAGACCCTCAACCAGCTGCTCGTCGAGATGGACGGATTCGACGTCAAGACCAACGTGATCCTCATCGCGGCGACCAACCGCCCCGACATCCTCGACCCCGCCCTGCTGCGCCCCGGACGCTTCGACCGCCAGATCGGCGTCGATGCCCCCGACATGATCGGCCGCAAGAAGATCCTCGAGGTGCACGCCGCGGGCAAGCCGATGGCCGCCGGCGTCGACCTCGAGGTACTCGCCAGGAAGACCCCCGGATTCACGGGCGCCGACCTCGCCAGCGTGCTCAACGAGGCCGCGCTGCTGACGGCCCGCTCGAACGCCCAGCTCATCGACAACCGTGCCCTGGATGAGGCCGTCGACCGCGTCATGGCCGGCCCGCAGCGCCGCACGCGCGTCATGCGCGACCAGGAGAAGCTCATCACCGCGTACCACGAGGGCGGGCACGCGCTCGTGGCGACCGCGATGAACAACACCGACCCGGTCACCAAGATCACGATCCTGCCCCGCGGCCGCGCCCTCGGCTACACGATGGTCATGCCCGTCGAGGACCGCTACTCGGTGAGCCGCAATGAGCTGCTCGACCAGCTCGCCTACGCGATGGGCGGCCGCGTCGCCGAGGAGATCGTCTTCCACGACCCGACCACGGGCGCGTCGAACGACATCGAGAAGGCCACCGCGACCGCGCGCAAGATGGTCACCGAGTTCGGCATGAGCGCGAGCATCGGCTCGGTCAAGCTCGGTTCGAACCACAACGAGATGTTCGGTCGCGAGATGAGCGGAACGCGCGACTACTCCGAGCGGCTCTCCGAGCAGGTTGATGCCGAGGTGCGCACCCTCATCGAGAACGCGCACGACGAGGCGTGGAGCGTGCTCAATGACAACCGTGACATCCTCGACGCGCTCGCCCAGGAGCTGCTCGAGCGGGAGACGCTCGACCAGACCCAGCTGAAGGAGATCTTCGCGGCGGTCAAGAAGCTCCCGCCGCGCCCGCAGTGGCTCTCGAGCACGAAGCGGCCAGTGTCGGACCGTCCGCCGATCCTGATGCCCGAGAAAGCACCGATCGACGCAGGCGCGACCGAGGGCGCTATCGATTCGGCGCCCCAACCGGCGGCGAAGCGAGCCCCGCGCCGTCCGGCGCCCGGCGTCGCCCCGGCCTAG
- a CDS encoding recombinase family protein, giving the protein MNEFLIGYARVSTNEQDLTAQRNALEALGVRSNLIYTDHGLTGTNRARPGLREALAACRNGDTLVVAKLDRLARSLRDAKDIIDELTVKGVKLSIGGSVHDPTDPVGRLLFNVLAMVAEFESDLIRARTREGMQVAKAKGHLRGKQPKLSTAQQRHLMEVHRAGTHSTSELAELFNVARSTVYRTIQRQSVDR; this is encoded by the coding sequence ATGAATGAATTCCTGATTGGATACGCACGCGTGTCTACGAACGAGCAAGATCTCACCGCCCAACGAAACGCCCTGGAAGCCCTCGGCGTTAGATCGAACCTGATCTACACCGACCATGGACTCACCGGCACCAACCGGGCACGCCCGGGTCTCCGCGAAGCCCTCGCCGCTTGTCGGAACGGCGACACCCTCGTGGTCGCCAAACTCGACCGACTAGCCCGTTCGCTTCGGGATGCGAAAGACATCATCGACGAACTGACCGTCAAGGGTGTCAAACTCAGCATCGGCGGATCCGTGCACGACCCGACTGATCCGGTCGGGCGTCTGCTGTTCAACGTTCTGGCGATGGTGGCAGAGTTCGAATCCGACCTCATCCGCGCCCGAACACGCGAAGGGATGCAGGTGGCCAAAGCGAAGGGCCATTTGCGCGGCAAGCAACCGAAGTTATCGACGGCCCAGCAACGCCACCTGATGGAAGTTCATCGGGCGGGGACGCATTCCACGAGCGAGCTTGCCGAGCTGTTCAACGTTGCTCGCTCCACCGTGTACCGAACCATTCAACGACAGTCCGTCGACCGCTGA
- the hpt gene encoding hypoxanthine phosphoribosyltransferase, whose product MQLTDIADDLDSTLYTEKQIHDKIAELAARIDADYAGETLLLVGVLKGAVMVMADLARALTLPIEMDWMAVSSYGSGTQSSGVVRILKDLDTDLTGRKVLIVEDIIDSGLTLSWLRANLESRGAASVEICALLRKPKAAKVDVDVRYAGFEIANEFVIGYGLDYGEKYRNLRGIGVLAPHVYGD is encoded by the coding sequence ATGCAACTCACCGACATTGCCGACGACCTCGACTCGACGCTCTACACCGAGAAGCAGATCCACGACAAGATCGCCGAGCTCGCCGCGCGCATCGACGCGGACTACGCGGGGGAGACCCTCCTGCTCGTCGGCGTGCTCAAGGGCGCCGTGATGGTGATGGCCGACCTCGCACGGGCCCTCACCCTGCCGATCGAGATGGACTGGATGGCGGTGTCGTCGTACGGCTCCGGCACGCAGTCGTCGGGCGTCGTGCGGATTCTCAAAGACCTCGACACCGACCTCACCGGGCGCAAAGTGCTCATCGTCGAGGACATCATCGACTCTGGGCTCACCCTCTCCTGGCTGCGCGCCAACCTCGAGAGCCGCGGCGCGGCATCCGTCGAGATCTGCGCCCTGCTGCGCAAGCCCAAGGCGGCCAAGGTCGACGTCGACGTGCGCTACGCGGGCTTCGAGATCGCCAACGAGTTCGTGATCGGCTACGGGCTCGACTATGGGGAGAAGTACCGCAACCTCCGCGGAATCGGCGTGCTCGCGCCCCACGTCTACGGCGACTGA
- a CDS encoding peptidoglycan-binding domain-containing protein yields MSVVATLAWVDATEPNEEEVNDAASSLAVVPEAFDDPRSVSLTLDRTQSEPIRASAAGIITSFDCTTGGSWTSGTAPLAIDGTPRLLLYTEVPLWRDLFGGERGADVDALQRSLSSLGFATDTTGVFDFATREALSDLYASVGVERLGQLNRELVMWAPSPEIGIASCTAGLGLTVPQGAPVLERPPILTVVRLSSVPEGLVPGGRIVQFGTVTAPVTDDGQILDPTVLDKIRSDPAVTATAASAEPIPLGATYRLAEPIEVVAVPPSSLTNIAGSAACITSGGESFTVEILASLLGSTLVRPTGADLPEEVDVPGNAQVPCG; encoded by the coding sequence ATGTCAGTAGTGGCCACCCTCGCCTGGGTCGATGCCACGGAGCCGAATGAGGAAGAGGTGAATGACGCAGCTTCATCGCTTGCCGTAGTCCCTGAAGCTTTCGATGATCCGCGCTCGGTGAGTCTCACCCTGGATCGAACGCAGTCCGAACCGATTCGGGCCAGTGCGGCAGGCATCATCACCAGCTTCGACTGCACGACGGGCGGATCCTGGACTTCCGGGACGGCGCCACTAGCAATCGATGGGACACCCCGGTTGCTGCTGTACACAGAAGTCCCACTCTGGCGGGATCTATTCGGTGGAGAGCGAGGAGCAGACGTCGACGCTCTGCAGCGAAGCCTTTCAAGTCTGGGCTTCGCCACGGACACAACCGGCGTTTTTGATTTCGCAACCAGGGAGGCTCTCTCGGACCTCTACGCAAGCGTAGGTGTCGAACGCCTAGGGCAACTCAACCGCGAACTGGTCATGTGGGCGCCGTCGCCCGAGATAGGAATAGCGTCCTGCACCGCAGGCCTTGGTCTGACCGTTCCCCAGGGCGCCCCCGTGCTCGAGCGCCCTCCAATTCTCACCGTTGTGCGGCTCAGCAGCGTTCCGGAAGGACTTGTTCCGGGTGGCCGGATCGTGCAGTTTGGCACCGTCACCGCCCCCGTGACGGACGACGGCCAAATCTTGGACCCCACGGTGCTAGACAAAATACGGTCGGACCCGGCCGTGACGGCGACCGCCGCATCCGCCGAGCCGATACCCCTCGGCGCAACCTATCGACTTGCCGAGCCGATCGAAGTGGTAGCTGTCCCGCCCTCGTCGCTGACGAACATCGCCGGCTCCGCGGCCTGCATCACAAGCGGTGGCGAGTCTTTCACTGTAGAAATCCTTGCATCACTACTTGGCAGCACTCTCGTCCGCCCTACGGGCGCGGATCTTCCGGAAGAAGTTGACGTACCCGGAAACGCACAAGTGCCGTGCGGCTAA
- a CDS encoding Arm DNA-binding domain-containing protein, whose protein sequence is MGSISAYETSVGKRYRVRYRKPDHSQTDKRGFRTKREAEDFMASVEVSKLRGEWVDPTRSKMTVAEWAEHWYDARPAAGGSIRPPAAGRARRALAVPGRAR, encoded by the coding sequence ATGGGTTCGATCTCGGCTTACGAAACATCCGTTGGCAAGCGCTACCGAGTCCGCTATCGAAAGCCTGACCACTCGCAGACCGACAAGCGCGGGTTTCGCACGAAACGCGAAGCCGAAGACTTCATGGCCTCTGTCGAGGTGTCGAAGCTTCGCGGTGAGTGGGTCGACCCGACGCGATCCAAGATGACCGTCGCGGAGTGGGCCGAGCATTGGTACGACGCCCGGCCCGCCGCGGGAGGGAGCATCCGCCCTCCCGCGGCGGGCCGCGCCAGGCGCGCGCTCGCGGTGCCGGGGAGGGCGCGATGA
- a CDS encoding M23 family metallopeptidase: MRLLSVIAAIAIATTAGISGNASEPAFAIDYPTWADVENARNNEAAKQAEVARIEAVLQQLATQVEETKAAEKARGEDYQEAQQAFDEAKYKADQLQLQADEAQLTAGESKLRAGQLAARLARSGGGDVSASLFFDGASAADLLSQLGMASKITDQSAGIYQKAIEDQNTAQSLTDQANVAKDALQDLADAAEAALQAATEAADAAAAALAEQQENEAVLRAQLSVLEENRAATEADYQAGVRAREAEAKRVEAARQAAVAAARAAAAAEAAAAAAASAGAGAAAAPAAAGGSPSPSGSWVRPSSGYVSSSYGFRVNPYSGVYAFHAGTDVGAGCGYPIYAASSGTVTYSGWSGGYGNYVSINHGGGLSTAYAHIANGGLLVSRGQSVGAGQLIALVGSTGGSTGCHLHYEVRRGGATVDPVQFMRAQGVSF, translated from the coding sequence GTGCGCCTTCTGTCGGTCATCGCGGCAATCGCGATCGCTACGACCGCCGGCATCTCCGGCAACGCATCCGAGCCCGCCTTCGCGATCGACTACCCCACGTGGGCTGATGTCGAGAACGCCCGCAACAACGAGGCCGCCAAGCAGGCCGAGGTCGCTCGTATTGAGGCAGTGCTCCAGCAGCTCGCCACTCAGGTCGAAGAGACCAAGGCCGCCGAGAAGGCCCGCGGTGAGGACTACCAGGAGGCCCAGCAGGCATTCGACGAGGCGAAGTACAAGGCGGACCAGCTTCAGCTGCAGGCCGACGAGGCCCAGCTGACGGCCGGGGAGTCCAAGCTGCGAGCGGGCCAGCTCGCGGCACGCCTCGCCCGCTCGGGAGGCGGCGACGTCTCCGCCTCGCTGTTCTTTGACGGCGCGTCCGCCGCAGACCTGCTCTCCCAGCTCGGCATGGCAAGCAAGATCACCGACCAGTCGGCCGGCATCTACCAGAAGGCCATCGAAGACCAGAACACGGCGCAGTCGCTCACCGACCAGGCGAACGTCGCCAAGGACGCCCTGCAGGACCTCGCGGATGCCGCCGAAGCCGCCCTCCAGGCGGCTACCGAGGCCGCAGATGCCGCAGCCGCCGCCCTCGCCGAGCAGCAGGAGAACGAGGCGGTGCTGCGCGCTCAGCTCTCGGTGCTCGAGGAGAACCGCGCGGCTACCGAAGCCGACTACCAAGCCGGCGTTCGCGCCCGCGAAGCAGAGGCGAAGCGAGTGGAAGCGGCACGTCAGGCTGCTGTGGCCGCCGCACGGGCAGCCGCAGCGGCGGAAGCAGCGGCCGCGGCCGCAGCTTCGGCAGGCGCAGGCGCAGCAGCAGCCCCCGCAGCCGCCGGCGGATCGCCGTCGCCGTCGGGCTCGTGGGTGCGTCCGTCCTCCGGCTACGTCAGCAGCTCCTACGGATTCCGGGTCAACCCGTACTCCGGTGTGTATGCATTCCACGCCGGCACCGACGTCGGCGCCGGCTGCGGCTACCCTATCTACGCCGCCTCGTCAGGGACGGTCACCTACTCCGGCTGGAGCGGCGGCTACGGCAACTACGTGTCGATCAACCACGGCGGCGGCTTGTCAACCGCGTATGCCCACATTGCCAACGGCGGGCTGCTCGTCTCCCGCGGACAGTCTGTCGGTGCGGGCCAGCTCATCGCCCTCGTCGGCAGCACCGGCGGATCGACCGGATGCCACCTCCACTACGAGGTGCGTCGCGGCGGCGCCACTGTCGACCCGGTGCAGTTCATGAGGGCGCAGGGCGTTTCGTTCTAG
- a CDS encoding ATP-binding cassette domain-containing protein: MRLNLVDVGFQYPRGAPLFEHVNLTLTPGTITAFTGPSGSGKSTLLMLLAGAAMPTQGTVTSAGIRTTAWVFQNPVGTPRRSAVDHVTLPLLAQSRAPNEADASAQQLLDRFGLHDVAHREFRQLSGGQAQRLMLARAVATQPDLLLIDEPTAQLDSSNAQTVIDVVHEVAQAHSIVVVATHDARLAAQCHTRVQLGLA, translated from the coding sequence GTGCGGCTAAATCTTGTCGATGTTGGGTTTCAGTACCCCCGTGGCGCCCCGCTCTTTGAGCACGTCAACCTCACACTCACCCCAGGGACTATCACGGCTTTCACCGGACCATCGGGCTCGGGAAAGAGCACCCTACTCATGCTCCTGGCCGGGGCGGCAATGCCAACGCAGGGCACCGTAACCAGCGCAGGGATCCGCACCACTGCGTGGGTGTTTCAGAACCCGGTCGGCACCCCCCGACGATCAGCGGTCGATCATGTGACACTACCGCTACTGGCACAATCGCGGGCCCCGAACGAAGCTGACGCTTCTGCGCAGCAACTTCTGGACCGTTTCGGATTGCACGACGTTGCCCATCGGGAGTTCCGGCAGCTCTCGGGAGGGCAAGCGCAACGGCTCATGCTGGCACGGGCTGTCGCAACGCAACCCGATCTTCTGCTGATCGATGAGCCGACCGCCCAACTCGATTCCAGCAACGCTCAAACGGTCATCGACGTCGTACACGAAGTCGCTCAAGCACACTCGATCGTGGTTGTTGCCACGCACGACGCCCGACTGGCTGCCCAATGCCACACCCGAGTACAGCTAGGGCTCGCATGA
- a CDS encoding DUF433 domain-containing protein, producing MLLSDRIVIDPDLVHGRPAIRGTRMRVADVLSLLASGASTPEILEDYPYLTEEDIKASLQYAAAQANHTVLIAS from the coding sequence ATGCTGCTTTCTGACCGCATCGTCATCGACCCGGACCTGGTGCATGGGCGCCCCGCGATCCGGGGTACACGTATGCGTGTCGCGGACGTGCTGTCACTCTTGGCCTCAGGAGCGTCAACGCCGGAGATTCTTGAGGACTACCCGTACCTGACCGAAGAAGACATCAAGGCGTCCTTGCAGTACGCGGCGGCACAAGCCAATCACACGGTCCTCATCGCCTCATAG